One region of Brevinematales bacterium genomic DNA includes:
- a CDS encoding acyl carrier protein (carries the fatty acid chain in fatty acid biosynthesis) produces MGRIYNRVTKIVSEQLRMPRREIDMFSYLIKDLGASETDLIEIYVSVESTFETSIPLTLSDDQMTVGHLVACARNSEEKR; encoded by the coding sequence ATGGGTAGGATCTATAACCGGGTCACTAAAATTGTATCCGAACAACTCAGAATGCCCCGCCGGGAAATCGATATGTTTTCCTATCTCATTAAGGATTTAGGCGCCAGCGAAACAGACCTGATAGAGATATACGTATCGGTCGAGAGCACGTTCGAGACCAGTATCCCGTTAACGTTATCGGACGACCAGATGACGGTAGGCCATCTGGTCGCGTGCGCGCGGAACAGCGAAGAGAAGCGATAA